From a single Silene latifolia isolate original U9 population chromosome 6, ASM4854445v1, whole genome shotgun sequence genomic region:
- the LOC141588393 gene encoding uncharacterized protein LOC141588393, which yields MVEAPLPPPPPFLPPEDLLRKNLLQRHVNIEITIFITFILFAAILVLGRLRPRGNSSMRLVCTKLFIATAYLISFIPGLMNSTGESNDLYVFWVAFLAYLAAVSNEVSCYSLGDNEDRKKRLIIDYLVVWSLIISSLYKSLAAPQVIVPMVVIFWVVVLKLRERSLALSYATKSSKGASRATKIISDFTNYQKEAGVINKFSFENFLVGVREAQTVAAKRSKYWSRSTDVDLSDSNLITLHKVLGSNETFLVGNNVGKDLQNTCISFAMFSILLSKIAGYKNVDTKFFGGGPGGISISDHSFALVEKELDFLYDYFFTNYYVIYVRGIWKKLRHLCITCLFFWLAIPLLVRYRPQDKNLLYVVLRGEVLDTGFTRFVILSIFIIEFWQSGVFLTSKWAKVMYTCSLLDNKTTFGATHLVQWVIKIGFLIPRPRLSFFCFSTFTKRKISQYSILKCYAKIPMSIWVGCWIGSYFDLPRLGQAGNWYIDLTPDMKNWMVKAIASFIDKHEGKLTYGVSSLEDNKVEEEVICSYVKNVTKQSRVILIWHIATSLIENDTKKTSPTSNYDNEFHVATIISNYCAYLVAMVPEMLDDHIYTTQCEFDDAVKEIEMDTLGDEEEGCNGVLNIRNSILEEALQLKEKLQQQPNLWRTLAEFWTETLLYLALANHDDAINAHANSLCVGGEFITHLWALLTHAGCSRKPILSQVNQPNFLRSPLDDQSP from the coding sequence ATGGTTGAAGCTCcactccctccaccaccaccatttCTTCCTCCGGAAGACCTTCTTCGAAAAAACCTCTTGCAACGACATGTAAACATTGAAATAACTATATTTATAACCTTCATACTGTTCGCCGCGATCTTGGTTTTAGGCCGCCTTAGACCTCGAGGCAACAGTAGTATGAGACTCGTATGCACCAAGTTATTCATAGCCACGGCCTATCTAATATCTTTCATCCCTGGTCTCATGAACTCAACCGGTGAATCCAATGATCTATACGTCTTTTGGGTGGCTTTCTTGGCGTACTTAGCCGCTGTTAGCAATGAGGTCAGTTGCTACTCTCTTGGCGACAACGAGGACCGCAAGAAGCGGCTCATCATTGACTACTTGGTTGTTTGGTCTTTGATTATAAGTTCCCTTTATAAAAGCTTGGCTGCCCCACAAGTAATTGTACCCATGGTGGTTATTTTTTGGGTTGTCGTCTTAAAGCTAAGAGAGAGAAGTCTCGCCTTGTCGTACGCTACCAAATCGTCTAAAGGGGCCTCTCGAGCAACCAAAATTATTTCTGATTTTACCAACTACCAAAAGGAGGCAGGCGTGATCAATAAATTTTCGTTTGAAAATTTTTTGGTGGGGGTCCGAGAAGCACAAACAGTGGCGGCCAAACGATCAAAATATTGGTCGAGATCAACCGATGTTGATCTGTCCGACTCTAACCTGATCACATTACACAAGGTCCTAGGCTCAAATGAAACATTTTTGGTGGGCAATAATGTCGGTAAGGATCTTCAAAACACCTGTATTTCATTTGCTATGTTTTCTATTCTTCTTTCAAAAATAGCTGGCTATAAAAACGTGGACACCAAATTTTTCGGGGGTGGACCTGGGGGTATTAGTATTTCGGACCATTCTTTCGCCCTTGTTGAGAAAGAGCTTGACTTTTTATATGACTACTTCTTTACCAATTACTATGTCATATATGTTAGAGGAATATGGAAGAAGTTGCGCCATCTTTGTATCACATGTCTATTTTTCTGGCTTGCCATTCCCTTGTTAGTCAGATACCGCCCTCAAGATAAGAACTTGCTCTACGTTGTGTTACGTGGGGAGGTGTTAGACACGGGATTCACCCGATTTGTCATACTATCCATATTTATTATCGAATTTTGGCAAAGTGGTGTATTTCTCACTTCTAAATGGGCCAAGGTTATGTACACTTGTTCACTCCTAGATAATAAAACCACCTTTGGTGCAACTCATCTTGTACAATGGGTGATCAAAATAGGTTTCCTTATACCTCGTCCGAGACTTAGCTTCTTTTGTTTTAGCACATTCACAAAGAGAAAAATTAGTCAATACTCGATTCTGAAATGCTATGCAAAGATTCCAATGTCAATCTGGGTCGGATGTTGGATCGGAAGTTACTTTGACCTCCCAAGGTTGGGTCAAGCTGGTAACTGGTACATAGATTTGACACCAGATATGAAAAATTGGATGGTCAAAGCTATCGCCAGTTTTATTGATAAGCATGAAGGCAAATTAACTTATGGTGTTTCTTCTCTAGAAGATAACAAGGTGGAAGAAGAAGTCATATGTTCTTATGTAAAGAACGTAACAAAACAATCTCGGGTAATCTTAATTTGGCACATTGCTACTAGTCTTATTGAAAATGATACAAAAAAGACATCACCTACCTCAAATTATGACAATGAATTTCATGTAGCAACAATCATTTCAAATTATTGTGCATATTTAGTGGCCATGGTTCCCGAAATGTTAGATGATCATATTTACACAACACAGTGTGAGTTTGACGATGCAGTCAAGGAGATTGAAATGGATACATTGGGAGATGAAGAGGAGGGTTGTAACGGTGTATTAAATATACGTAATTCTATCTTAGAAGAAGCTCTACAATTAAAGGAGAAACTCCAACAACAACCAAATTTGTGGAGAACACTAGCAGAGTTTTGGACAGAAACATTGTTGTACTTGGCCCTCGCAAATCATGATGACGCCATTAACGCACATGCAAATAGCTTATGCGTTGGAGGAGAGTTTATCACACACCTCTGGGCGTTACTCACACATGCAGGATGCTCCAGGAAACCAATACTCTCTCAAGTGAATCAACCTAATTTTCTTCGCTCTCCTTTGGATGATCAGTCACCCTGA